GAGGGCGCCGCCGGCACGGGATTTATAGTTAAAAGAAAGATGTCCGCCGTAAAAAGCGGCCTTGCCTATATTTTCATTTCGTTTCCAGGAATTTATCACTCCCCCTTCGATATAATAAGAGGGCCTGTCATATTCGACTGAAGAGACAAGATCTTCAACCTCGCTGTAATAAGTGGAAATCTCGACGAAAAGATCAGGGCCAAACCTGTGAAGAAGGGCCAGTTCCGCCGCCTTTGTTTTTTCAGGTTTAAGGTCAGGGTTGGGGAGACTCATGAATTTGCTCACATACTCACCTGAACCTGAACTGTAATGATCAAAAACCCCAAAGTGATAGGCATAGGCTTTATAAGGAGACGGCGCGAGATAAGCTTCACCGTAAAGAAACTTAAGGGCCGTTTCCTCCTGCGGCTTAAAAACCACTCCACCACGGGGATTGACCGTTTCACCGTAACGGCTGTTATAGTCATACCTGACGCCTAATGTACTGGAAAGGCCGCCACTCCAGTAGGACTGGGCCTGCAGGTAAGCGCCATAATTTTCATAATTGAGTTCATATATTTTTACGGGAAGCGTATCATTCGTTCCGCCATAATAATACTGCTGCTCCGACGCCGGCCGATTGGGATCATATTTTCGCCATAACAGGTCGTAGGTCTTTGGGAGAGCATAAAAGCTCTCGAAGGAAGCGCCACCGATAATAGTGTGGTCTTCCATCCTGTGGTCTATCTGCTGCTCGATCATGAACTTTCTGCTATGGGCATATTTATAGGAGTCTTCAAAGTCGACATAACGATTCCTGTATTTCGATTCAGGAAGCGCTTCATAGGTAAGGTAACTGATTGACGTTTTACCGGCTGTTTTTTCTGAAAAAGCCGCCTTATATTCACCGTAATAATTCTTTATAAGCGTTTCCCACCTGGCGTCGCGCCCGAAATAAGACCAGCCGGGCATGACGCCGGCCGTCGAGGGATGCCTGAAATAGGACTCGCTGTAACCGAGGGTAAAGGCATCACCGGCAACAAGCCTGGCATAAATGCTGTAACTTCCTGTCCTGCCGTAATAATCCTCCCTTTCATCCGCCCGGGCAGTTGTATAATTGCCATAGGTAAGAAGGGGGACATTCATGTTATATTCATCATAATATTTTGACAGATCGGCACTATCCGACTCATGCCGGTGCCCGCCTGCAGAGAGTTTGACATTTTCAAAAAGCCTTCCGCCATAATTGACGTAATGGTTTTTATAACCGAAAGAACCGGCAGAGGCCGTCATATGGGCGCCATCAAGGGCCCCGGCGTCTTTTGTAATAATATTGATAACGCCCGTAAATGCATCGGCGCCGTAAAGAGCCGATGCGGGCCCATAAACAACCTCAACCTGCCTGGCGTTATAGAGGGGGAAATTGTCGGAAATAGGAATCGGTTCATTAGTGGGCGAACTGACCCGGTAGCCGTCCATCATAATGATAAACTTTTCCTGGCTGAAATTCCCTCTTATGGTAACCATACTGTAGGTCTCTTCTCCCGTTATCTCCCTGAAATCAACACCGGGAAGATCTTTAAGAAGATCGAGCAGGTTCCGGTAGCCTCTTTCCCTGATCTCTTTTTCAGTAATGACAGTAACGGTGGCAGGCGCATCGGCAGCTTTCTGTTTAGTCCTGGCAGCAGTAACCACCATGGGAATATCTACAAAAAGGAGGGCCTCCCTTTGCAGCGAGTCACCTGAAGCAACAGCATTGAAAGAAATGAAGAGAAAAAAGAAGAAAAAAGCGAAACTTCTAAAGCAGGGAAAACCGGTCATAAACACCTGAAGCAAACATTTAAACTTAAAAACAGGCAAAAAGTTTAACACACCGGCCTGGGCCAAGTAAATGATTTTATCGGGTCCGCCTTTCACTTAAGGTTTTGTGACAAAACAGTTAAAGGAAGTAAGGATATTATAAGGCAAGGCTTGCATCGTTCTTTCATCTCCCCCTTTGTCAAAGGGGGATTAAGGGGGATTTTATCATTCAGGCACTTTCAAATCCCCCCTCGCCCCCCTTTGCTAAAGGGAGGAATAATACCGCTTTACCGGAGCCATAACGGGCCCAGGGGGAGTCGTTTTTAAGAATTAGCAGGTAAAGAGAGAAGCAAAAGCGGAAGTAAGAACACTATAACCCAAATCTCACATCCTTCCTTCATCTCCCCCTTTGGCAAAGGGGGATTTTTCCATTCCCGCACTTTCAAATCCCCCCTCGCCCCCCTTTGCTAAAGGGGGGAAGTCGTCTGCGGAATTTGCGTTATAATTTATAATTGAGGCTGAAAATAATTTTTCGTGGTTCCTG
This genomic window from Deltaproteobacteria bacterium contains:
- a CDS encoding TonB-dependent receptor — protein: MTGFPCFRSFAFFFFFLFISFNAVASGDSLQREALLFVDIPMVVTAARTKQKAADAPATVTVITEKEIRERGYRNLLDLLKDLPGVDFREITGEETYSMVTIRGNFSQEKFIIMMDGYRVSSPTNEPIPISDNFPLYNARQVEVVYGPASALYGADAFTGVINIITKDAGALDGAHMTASAGSFGYKNHYVNYGGRLFENVKLSAGGHRHESDSADLSKYYDEYNMNVPLLTYGNYTTARADEREDYYGRTGSYSIYARLVAGDAFTLGYSESYFRHPSTAGVMPGWSYFGRDARWETLIKNYYGEYKAAFSEKTAGKTSISYLTYEALPESKYRNRYVDFEDSYKYAHSRKFMIEQQIDHRMEDHTIIGGASFESFYALPKTYDLLWRKYDPNRPASEQQYYYGGTNDTLPVKIYELNYENYGAYLQAQSYWSGGLSSTLGVRYDYNSRYGETVNPRGGVVFKPQEETALKFLYGEAYLAPSPYKAYAYHFGVFDHYSSGSGEYVSKFMSLPNPDLKPEKTKAAELALLHRFGPDLFVEISTYYSEVEDLVSSVEYDRPSYYIEGGVINSWKRNENIGKAAFYGGHLSFNYKSRAGGALVKYWANYSYTDGTIDGGDGIDRTPPYITRNKVKGGVTLSYGKYFISPIVKWIGETTSLWVDRDESREQTVRAYTLVNLNMGVRDLTKDLSAALNIQNLFDVRYYTPGGGKSNFVKAPQEPRKIIFSLNYKL